In Vespula pensylvanica isolate Volc-1 chromosome 2, ASM1446617v1, whole genome shotgun sequence, the genomic window AggaacataaatatttaaataaagacaATCTTCTGAACCTTGAACTCTATCTTCAGATTCATTAATTATCTGCTCATATTGTAAGCATGGAGAGCCAAATTTAGTTGCTAAAAGTTCACCAGGCCATGCTGGGATTTTTTGTGGAGgctataaatcaaaataagaaaaaatgatcaaattataatcataaataactGCATGAATAGTAAATAACTATAAATAGTATAGAAGAGGAcactaatatttaaactgtACGTAGAAGACCATTAGAgtcttaattatttaaagtaaagtcatacaaacaaacaaaattgtttttacaagttaaaaaaaatattctttaaaaaattttgtacttTTACCTTAAATCTTAATTTTCCTACAGGAGGTATAGCATAAGGAATTCCTTCATAAGCTTCATAAGATCTACCATTTgcagatattttataataacctTGGATGCCTCCTGAAGATGTTTTAACTCTGGGTGCAATTTCTTCCGTATGAACGATACTCGTTAATCCCAAAATCgtcaaaataattgataactttaatgaaatcattttattgtatttgtatatCTTTCAGCACATTAATTTTACACTGCTAACGTTTTTTAtgacgaataattatttaaaccaGTTTCACAAAAAATCTGCAGTAAACTATATAAATGTTTGCATTGATTAATTATAGTGATCAAGATTAAATTGCActgattaaatataatgagCAATCATGTAATGAAAGTCTTCTTTTCTATGTAGTATATCTTCATTACTAACGTTCCTTTCGTATTGTTAACGTAATATTCGACTTcagaaatgataaattaaattttatgagaatgatacaaatttccgatcaaaaaaaaaattatgatccTACTACTGTTATctcattatctttatttaagtATGTTTATTCTTCCAACGTTTCCAgatgttttaatttaaataagtaataCATACAAGTATCCTTTATTGATAGATAAGATACAATATGTGTGACATTGTGACATGTAAATAGCAACAGcaaagaaaaactaaagaatgataatttaatagcAACGATGATCAActgaagaaagataataaaaagagtgGGGATAAAAGGTTATCAGTTCTGTAAATTAATCCTCCGTATctcttagaaattaataaaagttatgaAAGATGTatgatctttattattaagaataattaaactAGGTATAAGTATACTATtgtcattatttaatattaataactaaaTATACCGAAATAGACAGATAGTTGTAAAAAGAATGCTACTTTATATCATACAGTGTTATTGATATGAGCCATCagtaaattttttaagtacaaataaatatttatgtataataataataataatactacatTATCATGTTTAcaattcgtcttttttttttaagagaagaaCATGTAAGAacattaacaataaatatatatcataattttgttACAGATTATATTGAATCACCATTTTCAGAGTAAAacaaagttttttatttttattttttttttaatagttttattatgtccattttttttcgaattctgactattttcttttcttatggTTAGTTGAGCTTAAACAACATTTGAAACACTTAAAAGATTTAACCACTCATGAAAAGGTCATCTATATTATCATAAACACACTGAtattaaagttaaattaataGGTAAGGTCACTCAATTTGATTGTAACTGTCTTGATTTGTATCTACCGAATATGTTGATGTCTGAAATATCCTTAAATTTGGATAATACTTATCTCAATAAGTAATAGAGACTTCcaattttaaattgttttggtccatataataattatgagaGATATCTAATTGAAGTTTTCTTCAGGATTTGTGCCATTTTTTCAGTTGATTTTTCAGATAGAGACGAACAGAAGGGgaatgaaagatatataaagaaaatagtaatcTACTCTCAGATGTTTTTGGCAAGGCACTTTTACCATTTAATGTTGGTTAAGATGTGGATTTTACATAACCcaccttattattattatagtgcATACACATTCTTATGCACTGTGCatctgaaatataaataaaagataaaccTCAGATTCTTAATCTGTAGGAGTAGAATTTTTAAGCAAAAACTAATTGAATATAGATTACTTTTTATgcaaacgaaaataatttcgactGATAAGATATCCATGCTACTACAACTGTAAAaagttgatttaaaaaaaacagagttattattaattctagaTACAACTTAAATACAATTTATCTGACCAAAAGTACAGATCTGTtgttatcatattattataaatataaatatatatatatatatatatatatatatatatatatatatatatttaatgtgtaTCTAGATATGTTTATCAGAAAGTTATTTACAATTGTAGCAAGTGTACTTagtaaaatgatcgatttaatCTGCTAATGAAATAACTGTTTGTCCAGCAAAGTTAGGGATATTTATTGATGCCCCATTTTCAATAAGTTTTTTTGCTATTATGGGatgtttattttctattgcCAGAAAAAGTGGAGTTCTGCCAGATCtgctttcttttaaatttatattagcacccatatttattaatgatataactCCTTTTAAGTTACCATATTGAGCACAGTAATGTAATGGAGCAAAAcctaaacaataaaaaatatatatataatttaattaaaataaaaatatatgataaaatgcttttctatataattagatttttCAGGACAAAATCTTTCAGGACAAAACTATACTATTAATGATTTACCTGTAAAATCCATATTATTTAGTAGTTTAATACATGAAACATGTTTTACAAGTTCTGGTAATAATGGAAAATTTGTCTTACTGGCTATTATCAAAGCTGACTCATGTACTGGTTTTAATGATACTGGATTTGCACCAGCTTTTAACAGCAACTTGACAATTTCAGtagatacattatatttaactGCCAATTCTAAACTTGTCtggaaataaatgtttaaagatgtttactaaataatttttttgccaattataacaatttataaattattatcaataagtaatttacatataataatgtttattattataaaaacaattgtAAAAAAGTTACCATATGAGACTCTGTAGGTATGTctacatttatattacaagCTTCAAGTACCATTAAATGTCTTTGAGCATCATAAATTCTATTGCTAATAACAGCtctatgtatatttaacaTTCCATTTTCATCCCATTGTTTGGCAGTTTCAAAGTCTTTTTGTAGTTGTTTAaagattttgttataaaatggATTTGCTTgtgataaaatttgtttaacttTATTAGCAccactatttttattacacacaTCATCAgtaaatttttcaagatatatATTAGACTCTtctgatttattaaaaagtgaaaaaaatgaattttcatacATATCGTTCACTAGatttatattcgaattttCTATTGTATTTGCAGGATatgattcttttaattttatttttggtaTACCAAATGTATTTTCCTCTGTAGTAGTAAAATTCTGTGGTTCAAATAAGTTAATATCTGTCTGTACTTTAATGTCACACATTGTTTTTAAATCTGTTGGTAGGTGTGAAGGAATCTGTTCGTTTATTGCAATACAATCTACAAGGGCTTTGAAAGCTTTAATTCTCATTTGTTCATCTTTTATAGTCACTATCTCTTTAAGAGTATTCCAATTAGAAGATAATGGTTTTTGCAATGGTATATCATCatcaaaatgattttttattgaatgatTGTTGACATTTTGagatttaaaatttgtataaccATTTTCTGCAGTGACAACAggaatattatcattatcatactttagagaaatattattacatacattatcattattatgatttaCATGTGTTACATTATCATTATCCTTTCTTGTAATGCAGTTATCtgataatgatatttcattattatgtaCAATCATGTTTTGTTCAAACACATTTTGATGGTTAGAAATATTTGTAGCAGTCCTTTCATTGCTTGTAGTATTTACACTTTCTTCAGATAAAATGTGATCATcagatttcaaattaattactttattgTTCTGTTcaaaagatatatctatatcttcattattcactggtaataaatataattctttctttgtattattaaataatttattattgtcaaGTACAGAATTACCTATATCAGACCTTTTTTTGTCtactattttaattatgttgTTAGACATATTCACAGATTGATTAGAAAATGTTGATGAAAATGTatcaataacatttttatgtttaggaaataatatatattctgatAATTCTGACaaagaatttgtattttttatttgtttaatattttctaatacattTGTATCCAACAAAACAtcttttgtactttttaacttattttcattttttactaatGTGTTTTGAATTTGATTATATTCGGATTCTCCATTTTTATTACACtcattatttgtaataatatctatatccaTATTTGTAGTAtttgtattctctttttttttctgacacTTATCAGTAGTGACAAtatgttttaaagaaatagTTTTGGCTTggcattttttattaacattgcCATTATTCTTTTCAGAAGAAATTGTATTCTCTAACTTTGATAcattaataatgttttttatagATTGAAGGGGTACAATAGTTACCAACTTTTTTGCTTTATCTTCTGACATTACATTTGATAATATAacagatttatttaaatttttacatttgttcTGATTTATAAGCgtcttactttttataatgttGCTATTATAAGATAACATTTGTGCATTAAATTCTCCTAAATATTTACCACTTGGCGattttaatcgtaatttatGAAATCCATCTTTAATTTGCACATTGACTGTTGACATAAGTTTTGTTTTCGTAGGTATCAATGATTGTGAACATGTCTTTGTTTCTACCTTTACTTTAGGtagatttgtatttttttgttttggaGCTATGCTTGGATACTGTTGTCTTAATGTAAATTCTCTTATACATTCTGTTACTTGCTTGTTATCCATATTACGTAATTTTTTGATagtaaaaattctaatatatttagttatttacttatttgctgaatgaatatatatatctcagttttatatatacgtatagatacaTACTGTTCTATATTCACcgttcattaatatattaatgatatatgtataattgataaatatgatatataatttatctcgatttaacctataaataatattaataacaaaataacacTCTTCTAAAACTgcttgtaaaatatttctttttgtactgTGTACTAAAACGAATCAATAACAATATCGTCAATTACAaactatattacataaaataaaagtacaagAAAATCACATATTTGAACTACGAAAATTACTGAGAATGCAAGTAATACGGGACATCCCTACGTTTTGACGAAATACCATTGCCAACTTAATTTGTGTTAGGTGAAACAATctattatctaataatatatacattcataaaaataatgaatttctaTTGGTAGTTATGTAAAcgttaaaaacgattaaaaaattaaattttttgaacttatatatattgttacatCCTACGCTGAACCTAGgcttataataaaaaaaaaactattgtTCCATGAGGACATATCTTAaccgatataaaaattagatatgTTCAGCAATATGTATCAGATTTCCTATCATCGGATAAAGGAAGATAAgcctaaacaaaaaaaaaggggaaaaacaACGAACGCCGGTAGGTGTGAGCATAAACAAAGGAAAACGGAAAAACAACGAATGCCAGGACAGGTGTGAGGCAACTGTGTCAAATCTACGCGTCATCCCTATCAGCGCGTAGTCCGCTCCTAGGAAGAGTTACGATGAGCCAATGACGACACCGCGGCAATTCGCTCTTCGCTGATTGGCTAAAGCTCCTTATTTAACTGGCTACACACGTCGTCTCAACGATTATTCATTAACGATTATTGATTAACGatttttgattattctttATCGTTCAGATTATTGCTCACTGTATTAGTTACTACGATTACTGTTAGATTATTGTTGCTTAGATCATTTCACTGTACtaattactactattattgcTCAAATTCTTGTTCAAACTTTAatagtataaattttttcgCTATCATTCTGACTCAGCCTTTGTTAAGGTTATTCTTAgctattattcatttttatcattttattagtattatttataataaattaagtgTTGTTGAAGCACTTTAAAATCAATAATCCTCATTCTTCTAATTCATATCGAGGAGAAtcttaattctatttttatttcgtccgATTATACGTAGCTTAAATGCGATGCAAGAATTCATAAATCACGGCACGTCGATAAACTCTTTCATACAATTTCAACACCAATTATCACTATTTCCATTGAAACGAGCTGAGAACTAGAGAATCAACCAATCCGGTAACTACGTTCAATCCAATAGAAGAAGTAGATTCTAGCGTCGGGTTCCCGTCAGCCAATCATCATCACTAAAACTGAAGTAATCCGCAGCTTTCTATTCGCCGAAGGTAAAGGTAAGCGTCATTTGATTGGTTTAAGTGCGCCCTCTAGCATACCGTTGGGTGTCAATTCCGTTCCATAGAACTACACATAATAGTTGAGGATCGAAAGGCACACATCACACATCGCAGGAGCTCCTCgaagagaatttatttttcccgAGACCTGTGCTTCGTGAGAcgtaacaatattataatactataatgTGTACAGTattttcgagaaatatttaaatctataGCGTATATATCGTAGATAGTGTAATAATAGCAGATagtcataaaaattataaaataatgtacgcagattattatcattagaaCATCGAATataaggataaataaataaaagaattttgtttatttagtttagtttaatttaatttaagttTGTTTTAGGTTAAGATCTTCATCCAATATAATAAGTAGCATTAGATTCATTAATAatgtcttttttaaataacaataggAATAATATACTACTAAAtgtttttgattatttattcgaCTTTATAtccttatttaaaaatataggtTATGAGAAGTCTAatcataatacaaaataagCTTCCACTTACTCCAAATATATAGTCCAAGAAAGTGTGTTCAGAATCGTAAATATACTTTGTAAATAAGCAGAATACGGATTGATGA contains:
- the LOC122626932 gene encoding putative uncharacterized protein DDB_G0282133, with the protein product MDNKQVTECIREFTLRQQYPSIAPKQKNTNLPKVKVETKTCSQSLIPTKTKLMSTVNVQIKDGFHKLRLKSPSGKYLGEFNAQMLSYNSNIIKSKTLINQNKCKNLNKSVILSNVMSEDKAKKLVTIVPLQSIKNIINVSKLENTISSEKNNGNVNKKCQAKTISLKHIVTTDKCQKKKENTNTTNMDIDIITNNECNKNGESEYNQIQNTLVKNENKLKSTKDVLLDTNVLENIKQIKNTNSLSELSEYILFPKHKNVIDTFSSTFSNQSVNMSNNIIKIVDKKRSDIGNSVLDNNKLFNNTKKELYLLPVNNEDIDISFEQNNKVINLKSDDHILSEESVNTTSNERTATNISNHQNVFEQNMIVHNNEISLSDNCITRKDNDNVTHVNHNNDNVCNNISLKYDNDNIPVVTAENGYTNFKSQNVNNHSIKNHFDDDIPLQKPLSSNWNTLKEIVTIKDEQMRIKAFKALVDCIAINEQIPSHLPTDLKTMCDIKVQTDINLFEPQNFTTTEENTFGIPKIKLKESYPANTIENSNINLVNDMYENSFFSLFNKSEESNIYLEKFTDDVCNKNSGANKVKQILSQANPFYNKIFKQLQKDFETAKQWDENGMLNIHRAVISNRIYDAQRHLMVLEACNINVDIPTESHMTSLELAVKYNVSTEIVKLLLKAGANPVSLKPVHESALIIASKTNFPLLPELVKHVSCIKLLNNMDFTGFAPLHYCAQYGNLKGVISLINMGANINLKESRSGRTPLFLAIENKHPIIAKKLIENGASINIPNFAGQTVISLAD